Below is a window of Manis javanica isolate MJ-LG chromosome 2, MJ_LKY, whole genome shotgun sequence DNA.
TTTTCTGGGTACTATATTTGACCTTAGAGATAAGACTATATACGAACAGGAAACAATGACCCTCTAACAAAATCATACCTGCACAGATTATAACAGACTGTCCCAAAGTACCAATTGGCATTAGAAGGAGGAGTGAGAGTGGTAGAAGGCTCTTTGGAGGGCTTGATTTGGAGTTGGGTTTTTATGAAAGCAAACATGAACTAGAGAAAACCAACCCATCTATGAATACCAAGAGTTAAAATCAGTTACATGTGAGGAATGATAAACATATTTTTGGAAAGAGTCAAAGAAATATATGAGGAAGAACTAAGGAATGAAGTTGTACAAAGGGTTTATTAGCCACTTACTTGAAAGCTATAAATGATAGATTAAAGAATTTGTTCCTCTCCTGTGAAAATCAACAGAAATAACATTCTGTATTCTTGAATTAATTTTCTGTAGTCCTGCTTTATTTACCTCTGTATTTCAGTCACCTAACATGCCATACACATAGtcggtattcaataaatatgaataaacaaatgaggaGATATAGGTCAAATGGATGAAATGAGATTTTGGTCTTAGGGAAGCATGTAACAGTAATTGTCATGGAATGGATCATTAGCTCATGGAATGGATCACTGTCTTAAAGCTGTGATTGCTTATCAAATTTGTCTCTAAGATTTCAGCACTCTTTTATCATGTTGCCTTGcctaaaattattcattttaaatgtgaaCACAGTATTTACTTTCCAAAGGTATGTTTCAGCTGTTTGTTTCTAACCATAATATTGCCTCTTTCTTGTGGTAGGAAGAATCAAAAGTTACTGTTTAATAATACCGGAATGCTACAATTACTTTTAATTGTAAAAGTAATACACAATATGTTGTCCCTGTgctaaattaaaacaatttttaagttcCCTTTAACCACCTTCATCCTTCAATAATAAGTAAGCAGTTATTATCTGGTGTATTCCaggtatttttctgtttatttatatgCTTTCACACACTGTGTATAATGTTGACTTATACATGATCATACTGTATGtagcttgcttttttttctctttttatgtcttATCAATACATCTGCCAGAGATCTACTACATCCCTCTTTGATTGCCATGTAACATTCCAGAGTAGTCAAGTACCATAATCTACTTTATCAGTCCTTCAAAAGAATGGATCTTcggtgtattttctcttttttctgacattaaaaataatgctataGTGTACCTCCTCCTTGGTCATGAAGGAGGGACCATTTGGGACCATTTTCATGTTTCCAATAtagatacctagaagtggaattgctctCTTGCAAATTTGAGTTTGGATAATACTGTTCATTTGCCTTCTAAAAAGTTTGATAAATTTATACATCTCCATCAGGTTATGATAGTAAACATATCCTACACTCTTGTCAGCTCTGAATTgtattcatcttttcacttttttccagTTGTTATGATGACAACTAGCAGAACATCAGTAAAAAAAATAGAGGACTTGAACAACACCATAAACCAATTGAATAAGAGACATATACAGATCACTCTAACCAACAGCaggagaatatacatttttctaaattgcacatagaacattctccaggatagaccatatgGTGGGCTACAAATCAAGTGAGTTTATGAGTTTGAAAAGACTTAACTTACACAAAGTTTTCTCCTGATCACactggaatgaaactagaaaccattaacaggaggaaaaccgGAAAATTCAACACCCTACTAAACAACCAGTAGGTCAAAGAATaagtcacaagggaaattagacaataccttgagacaaatgaaaatggaaacacaacattcCAAAACTAATGAGATGCAGTGGAAGCAgtgctcagagggaaatttataactacaaatgcttacattaaaaagaTCTCAAGTCAACAACTTAACACTTTAAGTATCTAGAAGAAGATGGACAAGCTAAACTCAAAGCTagcagaaagaagaatgaagatcagagcagacataattaaaatgggaagtaGAACAACAATAGAggaagatcaatgaaaccaaaatcagtgctttgaaaagatcaataaaagtgACAGGTCAGttgactaagaaagaaaaaaacaaagactcaaattgctaaaatcagaaatgcaaatggacATATTAATAccaatttacagaaataaaaggtattATAAGAGAGTACTGTGAACAGTTTTATACTAGCAGATTAGATAATTTAGCTGAagtgaacaaattcctagaaatgcacAGCCTGTCAAAACTGAATCATGGAGAAAATCTGAGTGTACCTAGAACTAGTAAAGAGATTGGATACATGATCAAAAACATcctcaaaacaacaaaaagaccttgagcagatggtttcactggtgaagtctaccaaatacttaaagaagaattaacaccaatcctcaGATTCTCCCAAAAACTTGAAGAGGAAGAGCATttcttaactcattctatgaggccagcattacccagaCACCAAAGCCAGACAGAGATactacaagaaaaggaaactataaaCCAACATCTCTTCTGAGTATATATAcaaaacttttcaaaaaaatacTGGTAAAATAGTTGCAGCAACATATTAAGCAGGATTATATACAGTGACCAAGTAAGGTTTATTCCTggtatgcaaggatggctcaacaaatgaaaaccagtCAATGTAataacaccacattaacagaattaagGAAGGGGGGGGGGAAATACGTGGTTATTtcagttgatgcagaaaaagaaatatacaaaaatcaaaatatcctttcatgattaaaaaaatccagcaaactaggaatagagagaaaataactcatggataaacaagaggtggtatatacatacattgaaatattattcagccttaaaaaggaataagaTTCTCATACAAGCAACAGTATGGATGAACCTtcaaaacattacactaagtgctgtaagccagacacaaaaggaaaaacatgattCCTCTTACATGAAATACTTAGAAtagtcaaatccatagagacataaagtagaatagtggttaccagggacgaggggtggggaaaatggggagtaatgggtacagagtttcagttttgaaaaGATGTCAGAAATTCTGGAGAAGAATAGTGGATATACTTGTATGACAATGTGCACATACTTAATACCTCTGAACCCTACAGTACTGTACCCTTTAAAATGGTCACTTATATGTTACGTGTTTCCTcacaatttttaaatggaataaaaaggggaaaaagtaaTTTGAGTTCTTTTTGTAGTATGGGTATTAACACCTGCTCTATTATGCATATTGCAGAGTTTTTCCAGTCTTTTGCCTTTATCTCTCTGGGATTGTTTATCTAATATTCTTATAGTCAGCCTTTTTTGTTAAATTGTTCATCCTGGTAGGCATTCTTTGGACTATCTTAATCTAAAGAGTCATATTTATTTCAGCCTTATGAAATGTTCTCATTTGTTAGATTATTTTCACCCTCTTACTATCTAATCTTTATTTCTAGAACTTGGATTAGCAAGATTTGGGAGCATGCGgaattattttgtatgttaactctTTAATTCCATCAACCTCTTTAGTCTTTTATGCTATTCTCTGGGAGAATTCTTCAACTTCATCTTCTACCTTGCTAATTTCTCATTAATATCTATTCTGCTATATAGGCTAACTATTGACATTTTCATCTTGacaattacattttaatgtattatctCTATAATACCTTTCTGGGTATATCATATTATAATATCTCCTATTTGTTCTGTTAActaatataaaataagtcataaatCAAACGAAATTATGCTAGCACCATTACAGACTGTTTAGAGGTTATAAACTCACTTTTGGACTTTTTTAGTTAGTTGTGTGACTTTGTGTAGATTATATAACCATTCTAagcttgttttctgtatttaatgataaaattttaatctCAAATGAGATTCTTCTTCTCAGCTCCCCAGCACACTGGgccttcattcactcatttattcattcattcctgtgTTATTGAGCTcccactatgtgccagtcacAGAGAACAAAATAGTCTTTGACCTCATGGAGCTTACCTTCTAGTGGGGGCCATAGATTATGTTTGTCTGTACTAGCAATTTGTAGGGGAGACATGTATCCTATTGTTTGCATACATTTCCTTCCCATCTCCTTGAGGCCGAGGCTCCTGCAGGTTGTTaggcaaggagagaggcctgagaAATAGGATAAAGTCTCTTTACCTGACTAAATGAGATTAATGATCCTTTTCTTTGTTGGCTGTAACTTCTGTTCCAACTTGTCCTGCATGGGTCAATGAGAGCAATGACTCCACCAAACCCTGCTGATGGGGGATCCATTCTTGTGGAACACCCCTGGGTATTGGTAGGCCATTGTGAGATTAGCCACGTTTTGGATGACATCTAGCAAGTAGCATACCTTCCAGCCTTCCAACACTTGCTGCTCTTTGACTACCCTGCAGGAACTATCCCAGCAAGTCCATATCCCCAGTCTTCTCTCTATCCTCAGAATAGCAGAGCCAGAAACAATATAGGGTCCCTGCCATTACCTACAATAGAAAGTCCCTTGAGCATGTAACTCTTGTTGGCTTATTCTGTGTTTATTCTCATAGATTTCCGGACTGTCTTTTGAGGAAACTATAGTTTTACGACCTGCACTCATTCTTTAGGCTGTGTGTATGCATCATAATGCTGTTAACAACAATTCACAACAAAATAAACACTAGCAACACCATTATGGGAGCCCCATTTGGGTGACATTAGGATGGGTCTCTCTTCCCTTCATCACCTCCAAACACTGGGTTGGCAGACCAGCAGATCCGGGTGCAACACCAGCTCTCAAAGAACTTTGTCTTTAAAGTGTGTTTGGTGACAGTGCAATGTTTAGGTTCTTACTTACCAAACCAAGATGATTTAAATGGTCCAGCTGATCCTCTACAGAAAAACTGCTTTTGGTTGTAGCTCACATGTGCCAAATCCTAACCTGTACTGCAGAAGTGAGAAAAATTTGACCCAACCTTATAGGTGATCCATGAATACTAATCCATATCACTTTCCCACAAAagctttctgtatattttttctcaAACAGTGTATATGTATCCTGAATTGGTAGTGAACCATATCCAGTATTAACACCTTTATATTTTCATCACACTTTTTATgttattcattaaaatttttcttctgaaaagttTGTGTTGTGTCTGGCAAACATTCTGCACACACATCCTGTTAGTAAGGCAATAAAGTTAGTATTGGACCCCGAAAAGCATGTGAAAAGTACGAAGGTGTCCTCCACCCGAAGCCCTGTATTTCCCACTTTAGTACCATTCTTTCCTACCAAGACATTTTAAGCGTGTTGTATCTACAGACTGAGCTAGCCGGTCGCTCTTACGAAGACATTTTAGACTAGAACTCTTTAAGAATAACATACCTTGTGAAGAAGTGAGATTATAGATGAATTTCTAAAGGTTAAATACAGAATGTATTTAAACACCAATActactgaacataatatcctgctgatgccggggttcttgttcccgaagccaaagaatgagcttcacaaacactcaaggtatgAGAGCAAGGTATAGCCCAttgtttagaaataaagtgagataatagagctcctggctcacaccaggagaggacaagagagcccttTGTGGTGTGTTGTGTAGGGGTTTTTaaaggcagttgaggatttttcaagaacatgaaaaaaacttactggtgtggacttgcatcacctgccctgtcctcaaggtcgGCTGGATCAAAGTCTGATTGTTAGGGCTGACAGCGGAgccacgggttatgctgatacccttgcagaacactcaaacattccaggccaagttgcttctggccttttaacctttaactgatctcactgaaggtgtctatattcttaggtatctttccccagagaattagtgtgaccgtcactttgcataatgcttaacagaagtttcagtggggacttctttgctcattgttacattgctctgactgtaaatactGTGCCATGCTTTTCCTGGAGGCcatcaccctactctgactacatccagaGTCCCTGTCTCACTGCCACCCTAGGGAGGCTGcataagcaaagtctttattagTTTCAGAAAggtgctttaaatatatttacatttaattatctAAATCTAAattctgtagttttaattttaaatatcacaTAATGTTGAGTTACAGGGTATTAGTTGTACAATACCTGATACTATAAAGGTAAGGATTTCAAAAATTCCTTTCCTCCCAGCTAAACtaactttttcctttcaaattcgGTGGGAAGAGTACCTTTCCAAAGACTTTTGAATTGAAATTAAATGTTTTGTGATGTACTAGGAAGTCAAATTTGTTATGCTTTAAACAGGGAAGAGAAATTAACCTCTGTTTACAAAAAGGAGAACACAACTTTCTGACAACTGCTTTGTTTCTACTTAATATTGGCCTGTCTTCCTGTGAGGTAATTGCATCTCCATTCATCCAGAGGACTCTGTACTGTCTTTACTGAATAGAAAGGAATGCCTCATACTGGACCTTCTGCCCATGTGTGTGTCACCTCAGGCTTGCACAGAAGTGTGTTATAAAGGCAATCACACATGTCTCTGGCCACACAGTGTGCATTTTTACTGTATATCTTGAAGGTTTCTTTCTCAATCTGTTTAACATTTCCACTTTAGTGACTTTATATTCaaagtgttaattattttggcAGAGCTGGGTTGGTCTACAGCTCCGCCTCTTAAGTCTTCAAAGGCCTGAATTCTCTGCTCATCTTCAAAAGTCTCCTTACTTTGTAGGTCAGTCTTTTCTGTTAAGTCTGTATACCCTGAGGGGCTTTACTGAGCCTAATTGCTTCTTTGAGTAATCAAGACACTTAAGTCTCTTTCCAGAGAATGTTAACTCTTTCTGCCAGTTTATTCTTGAATTATTCTAAGaggattatttttattcagtttcctCACCCCTGCTCACTTTTTTATGTGACATTAGTCATATCAAAGaagtttgaggaaaaaaatgtcatctgtcatttttaaatggtagtttttacttttaaatgataattttaatgtaatttttaattatatttccttcTGAAGTCTCAtcaaaatcattttttcaagAATGCCACAGTTGTCAAAGGCATCAAATACAAATAACTTTACTGCGCAAACATTATAATCATAGGACTGTTTTGTGATCAGCCTTCTTGATTTCACTAGCTGTATGAGTCATGTAATGGTATACGTCCATTTTCCTGCCCGTAAGAGAAGAATAACGCAGTTTGTAAAGTTTGAGATCCTTGGACAATAAGAAATGTTTGCTATACTGCTATTATTTTTGAAACAATACATATAGAATTATAACTACTCTGAATTTGTGTTAAGTTAATGAGTAAAATGTATGAGTGAGGCTCTAATTATTTATAAATCCCAACCTTTACTGGGAAGTGGGGATAACACATCCTGTGTTCCAAGCACTGTTCTGAGCCCTTTCGGCataacttatttaatcttcataacaacttCATAAGAGAAGTTTCAGTACTCACTCCTTCctacagaggagaaaatggacGCCCAGGGTATTTTCCTGCAAGTGCTGGAACCAGGGCTGGAGCCCAGCCGTCCGGACTCCTGAGCACTACCTTGGCCACCGTCCTGCCCTGCAGAACACTTCCCACGACAGGGTCCTCCCTGCCTTCAAAATGACCATTCCACCATCAGACGTGTGCAATttaggatttgctttaaaatactccaCGAGGGGCAGAGATGAAACAGATTATTTCCCAGAAACTATTAAAGCTGAATGATAAATACATGGGATCCATTCTGCTCTTCTCCACTTCTGTGTACgtttcaaatttttcataatagtgtgtttttttttgttactcTCTCTGTTAAACTTAAAAGACCTATAGAGTTCTAGAAggtcatttcattaattttagttTTCCTTGTGTTTAATGATAATTTTTGGTATGTTCTTTGTGATACTCTGGTATTTAATTGGAATTTcttgcatgttttatttttttataaattattgctACTCAATAGTGTTTTTAGtattataacaatgaagaaaacattcattttcagAATCCCATAAAATTCTATACTTCACAATATGTAAATACTAGCTTTTGAGAGGGCTCAGTTTTGTCGAAACTTGTTTAAAATCATTATACCTAAACACACATTTAGTATAACCTGATTTTGTTTTTACAGGAACCAAGCAATAAAAGAGTTCGACCTTTAACTCAAGGTACATCCTTGGCAAATTTAATCTCTCCTGTGAGAAATGGAACAGCCAGATGCTTTGGTCATACAGTACAGGTAAGGGGGAATGGGGCTGGAGGTGAGTAATGTAGTGAGGAGGCTTTTTTCTAAAAAGCCtaaaattggtatttttttccttgaggTGTACAAACAGGTTTGCACTCTTACTAAACATAAATATCCCTTTGGAATATGCTGACAATAAATATTAGAACAATATCTAATCTCACTATATTAGTTTACATCTTCTATCAAAGCATGATCTTGGAtagcttttatttctaaaaagtagTTTTGGCTGATAATATTTTACAATGATAGATTGAAGCTTGGATAAATGCCTGGAGAAAttctctgaattttgttttctaatttgtctatttttttttttaagaaaaaaaaagaataattactgTGTCCTCCAAAGCTGTTCTCTTTTGTtcacctcttttattcttctgtttagCCATTTAGTCATCATGGTGACAGCAGATCCCCAGCTTCTGCCCAAAAGTCATCACGCAGATCGACAGTTCCAACACCTGCCAAAAGGAGAAGTAGCGTCCTGTGGTCAGAGACGTTAGGTGTCAACATGAGAGAGTCTTTAACTGCCAAAGAAATCAAACGTCAGGAGGTAAGCTGCCATTCAGTAGCGAGACCAAATATATTggcttacactaaaaaaaaaaatagtacctgTTTTTTAAATAGCTGTTTTGCTAGAAGATTAGCAAACTAATGCCTAAGGCAAAATCAACTTGCATTTATGTATTTGCCAGTAATTCCTAATAAATGCTAAGCAACACTTTGGTGTGGTTCATCGGATTGAACTCTTCTTGATGGGTTTAAGATATAAAACATAGGGCACTATATAAAATATTGAGACTCCATTCGGAATTTGTTTTCAGACTGAGACACTTTAAAAAGGACTGTTTGAAACATCAGTTAAATAATGGTGAATATCTATTGtacataattttcctttctcagaggAAGGGATGGTGACTTATGATGTCTGCTCCATTTTTTTTAGGCAATATATGAAATGTCCCAAGGTGAACAGGACTTAATTGAAGATCTCAAACTTGCAAGAAAGGTCAGTGTGTAACTTTTTATCATACACTCTgctttttagaaattatattgAACAAATTCaaacatagttttctttttagaagcagAAAGTACTAGTGAATAGTTTTTTTTACATGAGCTTTATTAGACACatcttcaaatataaatataagtgaGAGAGTCTTTTAGGGGGATTAGCAaacatatactttaatttttctatgttttaCAGTAGAATCCACAGTGACGTTTGTACAGTTACTCAAACTTGCATTCAAGTACAGATCTCTCATAATGTCTTCTTTGCTTCATCTCTCTGTGTGACGCATTTCTCCCCCTCTGGTAGGCCTACCACGACCCCATGTTAAAGTTGTCTATCATGTCAGAAGAGGAACTCACACATATATTTGGTGACTTGGATGCTTACATACCTTTGCATGAAGGTGAGATATGctacttaattttctttagaaTCTTGAACAGCAGGAATACAAGTAAGTTTAAATCTAAACTTCTAATTTAgtgctgaattatttttaaaataaacctgttcttgttatttcttctttcttttgcttcagaTTTGTTGGCAAGAATAGGTGAAGCAACGAAGCCTGATGGGAGAGTGGAGCAGATTGGTCACATTCTTGTGAACTGGGTATGTAGTGAGTATTTTACTCCAGAGAGTTTTTCACAAGTACATGCCACACTTGTCATTGTAACGAATATCAGAACCACTTGATTCAGGAACTGGAttataaaaacagataaacaagGCATTAAAATTGAACAAATTTTTGTAGCTATAAAAACTTACAGTCTCTGTTTAAAAACCTACTTCATGAATGATacagttttgctttaaaaatatgttcctcCTTGTACAGAATTCTCACATTATATGCAATTAATTTTCTCCTTCAGTTAATACTTGAGTGCCTGCCAGATGCTTGGCACTGTTGTGGGAGGGATCACTGGGAATTGAGAGATAAAAGGCAGTCTCTACATGAATAATCTAGTGAGGGACAGTCCAGTAAAGAAACAGTCTGAAGGTTGGTGATGAAGGTGATACAGGAAGGCTATGGTGTCCTGGGACTAGAGAAGACTAGCATCTAACTAGCTGGGGAAAGTAAAAGTCATGAGTGTTTGGTTGAATTTAGCTAAATTAGGGAAATGAGAAAAGGGTGTTTGGTGTTGGCCCAGAATACTCTACTCCCCCTAATATCACCTGCAGGACAGTGCTCACAGCTTGTCAGCTTTCCAGAACAGCTGTGAGCTTTATGTTTCATGTTCACAAGCTTACTAATGGACTGACCATAGCAGGAACTTACCGTACTTTGTTTTCTCGTGTCACTCTTCAGTTGCCAGGCTTGAATGCCTACGAAGGCTACTGTAGTAACCAGCTGGCAGCCAAAGCTCTTCTTGACCAAAAGAAACAGGACCCAGGAGTCCAGGACTTTCTCCAGCGATGTCTTGAGTCTCCCTTCAGCCGAAAACTAGATCTGTGGAGCTTCCTCGATAATCCCCGAAGTCGCCTAGTCAAATAccctttactgttaaaagaaattcttagaCATACTCCAGAGGACCACCCTGATGTTCAGCTTCTGCAGGAAGCTGTAAGTAGTCCAACTAATGATTcttgtgttttccaaatttattcATTAGTTGTCTAGAAAGTTATGCAGTGCTACTGTCAGTTATGCATAGTGACTCAGCATCGGGAGGTGTTTGGTGGATGTTTTAAGCACCCCATATGCTCGTGCACCACACACTGTAATAAAGAGGCAGGACACAATCTGTATTTATATTCTAATCAAAAGACTGGATTCTGGTCTTACCACTTCCACTAGCTAGCTGGagaactttgggcaaattacctaATTAGGCTGaaactgtttcttcatctgtaaaatgaagggacaGACTGAATTAACTGATTTCAAGAGTCCCTTCAAGCTTTAAAATTCTATCATTTTGATGTGGTGTTTTAGCCCTATAGGGAAACTGACATTATTATGAAAAGGCTCCATCAGTTTTCTGATAATTTTTAGGTATTGATAATACAAGGAGTTCTCTCCAATATCAACTTGAAGAAAGGAGAATCAGAATGTCAGTATTACATCGACAAACTGGAGTATCTGAATGAAAGGCAGAAGGATCCTCGAATTGAAGCAAGCAAAGTATTGCTTTGCCACGGggagctgaagaataaaaatggacaTGTAAGTGTATCTTAGAACTAATAGGAAATGAACCATTGCTTCCCTTTCTCACCCAGTTAGTTTCCACATAGATTATGAAGCAGGTTGTAAAATAAACTCATCAAATAGTGAAAGAAGGTtactggtttttgttctttgttaccAGCTTTCATAATGCAAACATTTGGTTTCTGTCTTTGCAGAATAACTTAAATGTCTCTGGAGAatcaataatattttactttttagttttgGAGCATAAATCAATTTGGCTAGCAGTTTTCTGAATAAATTATTAGTTCcatgtt
It encodes the following:
- the LOC108406903 gene encoding neuroepithelial cell-transforming gene 1 protein, with translation MGAVLQRAAPQRGQTVDCLREAQEEARECQMQRIKVKEPSNKRVRPLTQGTSLANLISPVRNGTARCFGHTVQPFSHHGDSRSPASAQKSSRRSTVPTPAKRRSSVLWSETLGVNMRESLTAKEIKRQEAIYEMSQGEQDLIEDLKLARKAYHDPMLKLSIMSEEELTHIFGDLDAYIPLHEDLLARIGEATKPDGRVEQIGHILVNWLPGLNAYEGYCSNQLAAKALLDQKKQDPGVQDFLQRCLESPFSRKLDLWSFLDNPRSRLVKYPLLLKEILRHTPEDHPDVQLLQEAVLIIQGVLSNINLKKGESECQYYIDKLEYLNERQKDPRIEASKVLLCHGELKNKNGHKFYIFLFQDILVLTRAVTRNERHSYQVYRQPIPVQELVLEDLQDGDMRMGRSFRGAFSSSHIAKNIFRVGFQDPSSDQSHTLQANDVFHKQQWFNCIRAAIAPFQQATSPAELQGLPGFHQECIKNNPSAGNVKTQRRTSTASSVTQVEVDGDASVCVSPACTTDNMKSVRVHQAQPGFPKPRDKSPLGGEWKETSV